The following are encoded in a window of Massilia sp. R2A-15 genomic DNA:
- a CDS encoding choice-of-anchor Q domain-containing protein, with protein sequence MKKGFTFASQCRVHALLCCSAAVLLTACGGGASSAGTAQPTQAAAVSSTSPANQSGAPVASETTSAPVAPATSAPVASETTSAPVAPASSAPVAPASSAPVAPATSAPAASDTTSAPVAPATSAPVAPASSAPVAPASSAPVAPVQPAASSPTTTAAVAAACTYYIAPTGSDSGAGTLASPWKTVAYASAKLTAGKTLCARGGTYYGQAGLIWKSSGTAAAPVTFRNYPGETPVFDGQWGDTGTDGDFLVFSNNSHVVVDGITAQHFADQYGNGTIDLHNGVGPVDDITIQNSTLIDNGSHTAQDHHIYIATGVTNVTIRNNRFIRAAGSAIQAYHSPASSGIKVYNNVMIGGTLKCSQSKSNPCSASATQHWGLIIGDAKDTQIYNNTIYGMQYGMDFNYGTTSTGPYVVKNNLIVNSTVAAIRVDSAYAPYFTSDYNGFSGNANDINWKGSNMTAAQFAVSTTNERHAVSGNPMFVNAAAGDFHLNAGSPMINKALSMNLFSTDMDWLARPSGAFDIGAYEKQ encoded by the coding sequence ATGAAAAAAGGCTTCACTTTCGCTTCGCAATGCCGTGTTCACGCCTTGCTGTGCTGCAGCGCTGCCGTACTGTTGACCGCTTGCGGCGGCGGCGCGTCCAGCGCCGGCACCGCCCAGCCAACCCAGGCGGCTGCGGTTTCGTCGACCAGCCCGGCGAACCAGTCCGGCGCGCCTGTCGCCAGCGAGACGACCAGCGCCCCTGTTGCCCCCGCGACCAGCGCACCTGTGGCCAGCGAGACGACCAGCGCCCCTGTTGCCCCCGCGTCCAGCGCCCCTGTCGCCCCCGCGTCCAGCGCACCTGTCGCCCCCGCGACCAGCGCACCTGCCGCCAGCGATACGACCAGCGCACCTGTTGCCCCGGCGACCAGCGCGCCTGTTGCCCCCGCGTCCAGCGCACCGGTCGCCCCCGCGTCCAGCGCACCTGTTGCCCCCGTTCAGCCGGCGGCCAGCTCCCCAACAACGACCGCGGCGGTAGCGGCGGCTTGCACCTACTACATCGCGCCAACCGGCTCCGACAGCGGCGCGGGTACGCTCGCTTCGCCGTGGAAGACGGTCGCGTATGCCAGCGCTAAATTGACTGCCGGCAAGACCCTGTGCGCCCGTGGCGGCACCTACTATGGCCAAGCTGGCCTGATCTGGAAATCGTCTGGCACGGCCGCGGCGCCGGTGACGTTCAGAAACTATCCGGGCGAAACTCCGGTCTTTGACGGCCAGTGGGGCGACACCGGCACCGACGGCGACTTCCTGGTGTTCTCGAACAACTCGCACGTCGTCGTCGACGGCATCACGGCGCAGCACTTCGCCGACCAGTACGGCAACGGCACCATCGACCTGCACAACGGCGTGGGCCCGGTGGACGACATCACGATTCAAAATAGCACCCTGATCGACAACGGCAGCCACACCGCCCAGGATCACCATATCTATATCGCCACGGGCGTCACCAACGTCACGATCCGCAACAACCGCTTCATCCGCGCCGCCGGCTCGGCGATCCAGGCCTATCATTCGCCCGCCTCGAGCGGCATCAAGGTCTATAACAACGTGATGATCGGCGGCACGCTGAAGTGCTCGCAGAGCAAGAGCAATCCCTGCTCGGCCAGCGCAACCCAGCACTGGGGCCTGATCATCGGCGACGCCAAGGACACCCAGATCTACAACAACACGATCTACGGCATGCAGTACGGCATGGACTTCAACTACGGCACCACCAGCACCGGACCGTACGTCGTCAAGAACAACCTGATCGTCAACAGCACGGTCGCCGCCATCCGCGTCGATTCGGCCTATGCGCCGTATTTCACCAGCGACTACAATGGCTTTTCGGGCAACGCCAACGACATCAACTGGAAAGGCTCGAACATGACCGCCGCCCAGTTCGCGGTCTCGACCACCAACGAGCGTCATGCGGTGAGCGGCAATCCGATGTTCGTCAATGCGGCCGCCGGCGACTTCCACCTGAACGCGGGCAGCCCGATGATCAACAAGGCGCTGTCGATGAACCTGTTCAGCACCGACATGGACTGGCTGGCCCGTCCGAGCGGCGCGTTCGACATCGGCGCTTACGAGAAACAGTAA
- a CDS encoding acyltransferase — protein MRKHIPKLTFQAHSQSGDDCWHSVLIAVLRGLAAIEVAAAHLRAEVYPGLREVAGPPLWFQGLAFITGFAHHAVLVFFVISGWLVGGSLLDKFRQPAAIAGYAIDRVTRLWTVLIPTFVLTLLLGVGTGVVSASRIDFSPSNSYSALAFAGNLFGLQTVSVPVFGDNLALWSLANETWYYLMFPLLVAAFWAHRLAARFACGATVIALAGLLPGPLVGYFAVWLLGVAFSRIRIECGAGVRACWLVLAAALWVYYRLAWNMDAFDFANLAPDLVCSVVFLVFMSSLQFQASASSTLRRPLAKIGGFFADFSFSLYVLHLPLIGLLQQWLWTALGLRTLSPHQPLHLAIYLGMLATLLAASYLSYRLFESQTYRLRRLAKRILLQGRARTAPPSAVGAD, from the coding sequence ATGCGCAAGCACATTCCCAAACTGACATTCCAGGCTCATAGTCAGTCCGGCGACGACTGCTGGCATTCGGTGCTGATTGCCGTGCTGCGCGGCCTGGCCGCGATCGAGGTCGCGGCCGCACACTTGCGCGCCGAGGTCTATCCGGGCCTGCGCGAGGTGGCCGGCCCGCCGCTGTGGTTTCAGGGGCTCGCTTTCATCACCGGCTTCGCGCACCACGCGGTGCTGGTATTTTTCGTCATCAGCGGCTGGCTGGTCGGCGGCAGCCTGCTCGACAAGTTTCGCCAGCCCGCGGCGATCGCCGGCTACGCGATCGACCGCGTGACGCGCCTGTGGACCGTGCTGATTCCAACTTTCGTGCTCACGCTCTTGTTGGGCGTGGGCACAGGCGTCGTCAGCGCCAGCCGCATCGATTTTTCTCCCTCTAACAGTTACTCCGCCCTCGCCTTCGCCGGCAACCTGTTCGGCCTGCAGACCGTCTCGGTGCCCGTGTTCGGCGACAACTTGGCGCTGTGGAGCCTGGCCAACGAAACCTGGTACTACCTGATGTTCCCCTTGCTGGTCGCGGCGTTTTGGGCGCACCGCCTCGCCGCCCGTTTCGCATGCGGCGCCACGGTCATCGCGCTGGCGGGCCTGCTGCCCGGTCCGCTCGTCGGCTACTTCGCCGTATGGCTGCTCGGCGTGGCCTTTTCCCGCATCCGCATCGAGTGCGGCGCCGGCGTGCGCGCCTGCTGGCTGGTGCTGGCGGCCGCGTTGTGGGTGTATTACCGGTTGGCCTGGAACATGGATGCGTTCGATTTCGCCAACCTGGCGCCGGACCTGGTGTGCAGCGTGGTGTTCCTGGTCTTTATGTCGAGCCTGCAGTTCCAGGCCTCGGCCAGCTCGACGCTGCGGCGCCCGCTGGCGAAGATCGGCGGCTTCTTTGCAGACTTCTCGTTCAGCCTGTACGTGCTGCACCTTCCCCTGATCGGCCTGCTGCAGCAATGGCTCTGGACCGCCCTGGGCCTGCGCACCCTGTCGCCGCACCAGCCGCTGCACCTGGCAATCTACCTCGGCATGCTGGCCACCCTGCTGGCGGCATCGTATCTGTCCTACCGCTTGTTTGAATCCCAGACTTACAGGCTGCGCCGCCTGGCCAAGCGCATTTTGCTGCAAGGCCGGGCGCGGACGGCGCCCCCATCGGCGGTGGGCGCCGATTGA
- a CDS encoding SGNH/GDSL hydrolase family protein: MRQIYEYHPIIGYRFIPNLRARIPHENGGYLVQVNDTGFRSDRAFVPARAPSKPRVLVFGDSFTAGDAVPNHERYTDLLETKLGAEVYNYGISSTGTDQQYLAWREFARNIEHDVVVIAVFVENVRRVTARYRPHRDASGRYRIYAKPYYTFERGELQLHHVPPRAEPLELEDMPPEEQAAVDSGGRFQLLRKVAAAAGVKDAMQRLTHYQPVPDYDSPDSAGWRLMRAILTQWIRALDRPVILMPLPLPQHIDEVCDSSGYQARFAELAGELGCTLHDPLPDFLRYPKAERRRFRWEKDIHFTPAGHRVLAQSLAPVLQKMLLPAAAAPA, from the coding sequence ATGCGGCAAATTTACGAATACCACCCGATTATCGGCTACCGGTTCATCCCCAACCTGCGCGCGCGCATACCGCATGAAAATGGCGGCTACCTTGTGCAGGTCAACGACACCGGCTTTCGCTCGGACCGCGCCTTCGTTCCTGCGCGGGCGCCCAGCAAGCCGCGCGTGCTGGTGTTCGGCGATTCCTTCACGGCCGGCGATGCGGTCCCGAACCACGAACGCTACACCGACCTGCTCGAGACGAAGCTGGGGGCGGAGGTCTACAACTACGGGATCTCGTCCACCGGCACCGATCAGCAATACCTGGCCTGGCGCGAGTTTGCCCGCAACATCGAGCACGATGTCGTGGTGATCGCCGTGTTCGTCGAAAATGTGCGCCGCGTGACGGCGCGCTACCGTCCCCACCGAGATGCGAGCGGACGCTACCGCATTTACGCGAAGCCGTATTACACCTTCGAGCGCGGCGAGCTGCAGCTGCACCATGTTCCGCCGCGCGCCGAGCCGCTCGAACTGGAGGACATGCCGCCGGAGGAGCAGGCCGCGGTCGATTCGGGCGGACGCTTCCAGCTGCTGCGCAAGGTGGCGGCGGCGGCCGGCGTCAAGGACGCGATGCAGCGCCTGACGCATTACCAGCCGGTGCCCGATTACGATTCGCCCGACTCGGCCGGATGGCGCCTGATGCGCGCCATCCTCACGCAGTGGATACGCGCCCTCGACCGCCCGGTGATCCTGATGCCCTTGCCCTTGCCGCAGCACATAGACGAGGTATGCGACTCGTCCGGCTACCAGGCCAGGTTCGCCGAACTGGCGGGCGAACTCGGTTGCACGCTGCACGACCCGCTGCCGGATTTCCTGCGCTACCCGAAGGCCGAACGCCGCCGCTTTCGCTGGGAAAAGGACATCCACTTCACCCCCGCTGGACACCGGGTGCTGGCCCAGTCGCTGGCGCCGGTGCTGCAAAAAATGCTCCTGCCCGCCGCCGCGGCGCCGGCATGA
- a CDS encoding glycosyltransferase family 4 protein, translating into MNRIAHLTSAHPRHDTRIFLKQCRTLAAAGYDVTLVVADDAGDGCREAVKFVDVGRPRGRLDRMLVTTRRVFSEAVAQDAALYHLHDPELIPVGMALKRRGKKVIFDSHEDVPKQLLSKPYLGRVSQRALSGAFSLFEQYACRQFDGIIAATPSIRDKFQKINGRTDDVNNFPMVGELDAAIPWTEKRKEVCYVGGIAAIRGIREVIRASGLLQSGARLNLVGAFSEPELEAEVKTYEGWGRVNELGFLDRGGVRDVMQRSVAGLVTFLPMPNHLDSQPNKMFEYMSSGIPVIASDFPLWRDIIERNDCGVCVDPLDPKAIAGAIDYLVLNPDIAKRMGENGRKAVLDQYNWSVQAIKLTEFYAAILRV; encoded by the coding sequence ATGAATAGGATCGCGCACCTGACGTCGGCCCATCCGCGCCACGACACCCGGATCTTCCTCAAGCAATGCCGCACCCTGGCCGCGGCCGGTTACGACGTCACGCTGGTGGTGGCCGACGACGCCGGCGACGGCTGCCGGGAGGCGGTCAAGTTCGTCGACGTCGGACGCCCGCGCGGCCGGCTCGACCGTATGCTGGTGACCACGCGGCGCGTGTTCAGCGAAGCCGTCGCCCAGGACGCGGCGCTCTACCATCTGCACGACCCGGAACTGATCCCGGTCGGCATGGCGCTCAAGCGCCGCGGCAAGAAGGTCATCTTCGATTCGCACGAGGACGTGCCCAAGCAGCTGCTGAGCAAACCGTATCTGGGCCGGGTCTCGCAACGCGCGCTCTCCGGCGCGTTCTCGCTGTTCGAGCAATATGCCTGCAGGCAGTTCGACGGCATCATCGCGGCCACGCCGTCGATCCGCGACAAATTTCAGAAGATTAATGGCAGGACGGACGACGTCAACAATTTCCCCATGGTTGGAGAACTCGACGCGGCCATCCCGTGGACGGAAAAGCGCAAGGAAGTGTGCTACGTGGGCGGGATCGCGGCGATTCGCGGCATCCGCGAAGTGATCCGCGCGAGCGGCCTGCTGCAATCGGGCGCGCGCCTGAACCTGGTCGGCGCGTTTTCCGAGCCGGAGCTGGAAGCGGAAGTGAAGACGTACGAGGGCTGGGGACGGGTGAACGAACTCGGCTTCCTCGACCGTGGCGGCGTGCGCGACGTGATGCAGCGCTCGGTCGCGGGGCTGGTCACCTTCCTGCCCATGCCCAATCACCTCGATTCGCAGCCGAACAAGATGTTCGAATACATGTCGTCGGGCATCCCGGTGATCGCGTCGGATTTCCCGCTCTGGCGCGACATCATCGAGCGCAACGACTGCGGTGTGTGCGTCGATCCGCTCGATCCGAAAGCAATTGCCGGCGCGATAGATTATCTCGTACTAAACCCGGACATCGCGAAACGCATGGGCGAAAACGGCAGGAAGGCAGTGCTGGATCAATATAACTGGTCGGTCCAGGCAATAAAGTTAACCGAGTTCTACGCCGCAATCTTGCGCGTTTGA
- a CDS encoding glycosyltransferase family 4 protein encodes MRILYINHYAGSPRHGMEFRPYYLAREWTRLGHEVHIVASAHTHLRARQPELMGQSRLDETIDGIRYTWFAAPGYSGNGIGRVRNMGAFIARLYRESKRLAAGFKPDVVIASSTYPMDIWPAHRIARLAGARLVFEIHDLWPLTPIELGGMSRRHPFIMMAQAAEGFAYRNADSVVSMLPKVQTHAESRGMAPHKLHVVPNGIDPGEWMDDGPALHAHAEDTLAKLRGQGLSIVGYAGTHGISNALHTFVDAAKLMRGEQVAFVLVGGGPEKAGLQQWAHSERLSNIHFIDPVVKAQVPALLQWFDVAYIGWRQHSLYRFGIAPNKLMDYMMAARPVLHAVDAGNDPVGEAACGLTVAPENPPAAAQGIRTLLGLHQDERAAMGRRGKAFVLENLTYTVLAERFLAACH; translated from the coding sequence ATGCGCATTCTCTATATCAATCACTACGCCGGCTCGCCGCGCCACGGCATGGAATTCCGGCCGTATTACCTGGCGCGGGAGTGGACGCGGCTGGGGCACGAGGTCCACATCGTCGCCTCCGCGCATACCCATCTTCGGGCCCGCCAGCCCGAGCTGATGGGGCAGTCGCGCCTCGATGAAACCATCGACGGCATCCGCTACACCTGGTTCGCCGCGCCCGGATACAGCGGCAACGGCATCGGCCGCGTGCGCAACATGGGCGCCTTCATCGCCCGCCTGTATCGCGAGAGCAAGCGGCTGGCCGCCGGGTTCAAGCCCGATGTCGTGATCGCCTCGAGTACCTACCCAATGGACATCTGGCCCGCGCACCGGATCGCCCGGCTGGCCGGCGCGCGGCTGGTGTTCGAGATCCACGACCTGTGGCCGCTCACGCCGATCGAGCTGGGTGGCATGTCGCGCCGGCACCCCTTCATCATGATGGCGCAGGCGGCCGAAGGCTTCGCCTATCGCAACGCCGATAGCGTCGTCTCGATGCTGCCCAAGGTGCAAACGCACGCGGAGTCGCGCGGCATGGCGCCGCATAAATTGCATGTCGTTCCAAACGGCATCGACCCCGGCGAGTGGATGGACGACGGGCCGGCCTTGCATGCGCATGCCGAGGACACGCTCGCCAAGCTGCGCGGCCAGGGGCTGTCGATTGTCGGCTACGCCGGCACGCACGGCATTTCGAACGCCTTGCACACCTTTGTCGACGCCGCAAAACTGATGCGCGGCGAGCAGGTCGCCTTCGTGCTGGTTGGCGGCGGGCCGGAGAAGGCCGGCTTGCAGCAGTGGGCGCACAGCGAACGCTTGAGCAACATCCACTTCATCGATCCGGTCGTCAAGGCGCAGGTGCCGGCGCTGCTGCAGTGGTTCGATGTGGCGTATATCGGCTGGCGCCAGCACTCGCTGTATCGATTCGGCATCGCGCCCAACAAGCTGATGGATTACATGATGGCGGCGCGGCCCGTGCTCCACGCCGTCGATGCCGGCAACGACCCGGTGGGGGAGGCGGCGTGCGGGCTGACGGTCGCGCCCGAGAATCCGCCCGCGGCCGCGCAAGGCATACGGACCTTGTTGGGCTTGCATCAGGATGAGCGCGCGGCAATGGGGCGGCGCGGCAAGGCGTTTGTGCTGGAAAACCTGACCTACACCGTGCTGGCCGAGCGATTCCTGGCGGCGTGCCACTAA
- a CDS encoding sugar transferase — protein sequence MSMPDLAMSKTDIFLKRAFDLCFSAAGIIVFAPLILACWIIAAIETRGNGFFVHPRVGRHGQIFRVIKIKTMHAGDARRSPIAAHNAAVITRSGAFFRKYKLDELPQLFNVFMGSMSFVGPRPDVPSYADQLTGNDRIILLMRPGITGPASIKYRNEEYLLSIAEDPRLYNDSVIWPDKVRINKEYFLNYSLLGDFKYIAQTLFR from the coding sequence ATGTCGATGCCGGATCTTGCCATGTCAAAAACCGACATCTTCCTCAAGCGCGCTTTCGATCTCTGCTTTTCGGCGGCCGGGATCATCGTCTTCGCCCCGCTGATATTGGCCTGCTGGATCATCGCCGCGATCGAGACGCGCGGCAACGGCTTCTTCGTCCATCCGCGGGTCGGCCGCCATGGCCAGATCTTCCGCGTCATCAAGATCAAGACCATGCACGCCGGCGACGCGCGGCGCAGCCCTATCGCGGCCCACAACGCGGCGGTCATCACGCGTTCCGGCGCTTTTTTTCGCAAGTACAAGCTCGACGAGTTGCCCCAGCTATTCAATGTTTTTATGGGCAGCATGAGCTTTGTCGGCCCGCGGCCCGACGTGCCCAGTTACGCCGATCAGCTGACAGGCAACGACCGCATCATCCTGCTGATGCGGCCGGGGATTACCGGTCCCGCCTCGATCAAATACCGGAACGAAGAATACCTGTTGTCGATCGCGGAGGACCCGCGGCTCTACAACGACAGCGTCATCTGGCCCGACAAGGTCAGGATCAACAAGGAATATTTTCTTAATTATTCCTTGCTGGGTGATTTCAAGTACATCGCACAAACTCTTTTCAGGTGA
- a CDS encoding DegT/DnrJ/EryC1/StrS aminotransferase family protein: MDTQVGSWPSFSAEEATAVQNVILSNRVNYWTGTECREFEKEFADWTGTQFAVALSNGTLALDVALKALGIRAGDEVIVTPRTFLASASCIVNAGAIPVFADVDRDSQNITAETIRAVLTPRTRAIICVHLAGLPCDMDPIMALAEAHGIFVIEDCAQAHGARYKGRMVGSIGHIGAWSFCQDKIMTTGGEGGMVTTSCRQWWQLMWSFKDHGKCWDAVYAQAHPPGYRWVHESFGTNWRMLEMQAVIGRIQLKHMALWTAQRKANAERIAAVCRQHAVVRVPPVPAGVEPAFYKFYVFVDPERLAQGWTRDRIVEEICARGAPCLHGTCSEVYLEKAFDNTGYRPKNRLKVARELGETSLMFLVHPTLTEADLERTCQAIGEVLSMAEAKQPSPQESLPCPG; this comes from the coding sequence ATGGATACCCAGGTTGGCAGTTGGCCCAGTTTCTCCGCGGAGGAAGCGACGGCCGTCCAGAACGTCATTTTGTCGAACCGGGTCAATTACTGGACCGGAACCGAGTGCCGCGAATTTGAAAAGGAATTCGCGGACTGGACCGGAACGCAATTCGCCGTGGCGCTGTCGAACGGCACACTGGCCCTGGACGTGGCACTGAAGGCGCTCGGCATCCGGGCCGGCGACGAGGTGATCGTTACGCCGCGCACCTTCCTGGCCTCGGCCAGCTGCATCGTCAACGCCGGCGCCATTCCCGTGTTCGCCGACGTGGACCGGGACAGCCAGAACATCACCGCCGAGACCATCCGGGCCGTGCTCACGCCGCGCACCCGGGCCATCATCTGCGTGCACCTGGCCGGTCTGCCTTGTGACATGGATCCGATCATGGCGCTGGCCGAAGCGCACGGGATTTTCGTGATCGAGGATTGCGCCCAGGCCCACGGCGCGCGCTACAAGGGCCGCATGGTCGGCAGTATCGGGCACATCGGCGCCTGGTCGTTTTGCCAGGACAAGATCATGACCACCGGCGGCGAAGGCGGCATGGTAACCACCAGTTGCCGCCAGTGGTGGCAGCTGATGTGGTCGTTCAAGGACCATGGCAAGTGCTGGGACGCGGTCTACGCGCAGGCGCATCCGCCCGGATACCGCTGGGTCCATGAGTCCTTCGGCACCAACTGGCGCATGCTCGAGATGCAGGCGGTCATCGGGCGCATTCAGCTGAAGCACATGGCCTTGTGGACGGCGCAGCGCAAGGCCAACGCGGAGCGGATCGCGGCGGTCTGCCGCCAGCATGCGGTGGTGCGGGTGCCGCCGGTTCCGGCCGGTGTCGAGCCGGCGTTCTACAAGTTCTACGTGTTCGTCGACCCTGAACGCCTGGCGCAGGGCTGGACGCGCGACCGGATCGTGGAAGAAATTTGCGCGCGCGGGGCGCCATGCCTGCACGGCACCTGCTCGGAGGTGTACCTGGAGAAGGCCTTCGACAACACCGGCTATCGTCCGAAGAACCGCCTGAAAGTGGCGCGCGAGCTGGGCGAAACGAGCCTGATGTTCCTGGTGCATCCGACCTTGACGGAGGCGGATCTGGAGCGCACCTGCCAGGCCATCGGGGAAGTGCTGTCGATGGCGGAGGCGAAACAGCCTTCGCCGCAGGAGTCGCTGCCTTGCCCTGGATGA
- the wecB gene encoding non-hydrolyzing UDP-N-acetylglucosamine 2-epimerase: protein MKPKKILTVIGARPQFIKASAVSAILEQSDELHEVVVHTGQHFDANMSDVFFSELGMRPPAYQCAVHGGGHGEMTGRMLIEIEKVLLAEKPDAVLVYGDTNSTLAGSLAAIKLHIPVAHVEAGLRSLNMASPEEVNRICTDRVSRWLFTPTEGACTHLRREGVAADHIHLVGDVMFDVALHHGARVDESGGLLGQLRARHDVRPGGYCLATIHRAENTDHPARLATIVEALIAFSKDIPVVLPLHPRTRAVLAREGKLQVLEQAVLLLDPLGYLDMVQLEKHAALIATDSGGVQKEAFFYRVPCVTLRDETEWSELVESGWNRLTPPVSSASVLQSLRASLGSAGADVSPYGKGDAARRIVRQLAADLA from the coding sequence ATGAAACCCAAGAAAATACTCACCGTGATAGGCGCGCGTCCCCAGTTCATCAAGGCCAGCGCCGTGTCGGCAATCCTCGAACAGTCCGACGAACTGCACGAAGTGGTGGTCCACACCGGCCAGCATTTCGACGCCAACATGTCCGATGTCTTTTTCTCCGAACTGGGCATGCGCCCGCCCGCCTACCAGTGCGCGGTGCACGGCGGCGGCCATGGCGAAATGACGGGGCGCATGCTGATCGAAATCGAAAAGGTGCTGTTGGCGGAAAAGCCGGACGCGGTGCTGGTCTATGGCGATACGAACTCGACGCTGGCCGGCTCGCTGGCCGCGATCAAGCTGCATATCCCGGTCGCCCATGTGGAAGCAGGCCTGCGTTCGCTGAACATGGCGTCGCCGGAAGAGGTCAACCGCATTTGCACGGACCGCGTGTCGCGCTGGCTGTTCACGCCGACCGAGGGCGCCTGCACGCACCTGCGGCGCGAGGGCGTCGCCGCCGACCACATCCACCTGGTCGGCGATGTGATGTTCGACGTGGCGCTGCATCATGGCGCGCGGGTGGACGAAAGCGGCGGCCTGCTGGGCCAGCTGCGCGCGCGCCACGACGTCCGCCCTGGCGGCTACTGCCTGGCGACCATCCATCGCGCGGAGAACACCGATCATCCGGCGCGGCTGGCGACGATCGTCGAGGCGCTGATCGCCTTTTCGAAGGATATCCCGGTCGTCCTGCCCCTGCACCCGCGCACCCGCGCCGTGCTGGCGCGCGAGGGCAAGCTGCAGGTGCTGGAGCAAGCCGTGCTGCTGCTCGACCCGCTCGGCTACCTCGATATGGTGCAGCTGGAAAAACACGCGGCGCTGATCGCCACCGACTCCGGCGGCGTCCAGAAGGAAGCCTTCTTCTACCGCGTGCCGTGCGTGACCTTGCGCGATGAAACCGAATGGAGCGAACTGGTCGAGTCCGGCTGGAACCGGCTCACTCCGCCGGTCTCCAGCGCGTCGGTATTGCAGTCGCTGCGCGCCAGCCTGGGCAGCGCCGGCGCGGATGTCTCACCCTACGGCAAGGGCGACGCGGCGCGCCGCATCGTGCGCCAGCTCGCGGCCGACCTGGCCTGA
- a CDS encoding DegT/DnrJ/EryC1/StrS aminotransferase family protein, whose translation MEFIDLKAQYHASRELINERIQTVLDHGQYIMGPEVGELETRLAHYTGARHCITVASGTEALVIALMALGIGPGDEVITTPFTFIATAEAIVLLGAKPVFADIDAATCNIDPSLIEALVTPRTRAIMPVSLFGQPADMEAINAIASRHGLAVVEDAAQSFGATYHGKKSCNLSTIGCTSFFPSKPLGCYGDGGAIFTSDDELAQAMREIRVHGQSRRYVHTRIGVGGRMDTLQCAIVLAKLERFEWELHQRAKLAARYDALLSGRIGRVGRGAERTSVYAQYTVVVAERERLQAHLHAAEIPTAVHYPVPVHRQPAYAHLSDPDCCPVAVEMSASVMSLPMGPYLSAASADRVALTLLDAAGVPLPGSGELAYSTC comes from the coding sequence ATGGAATTCATCGACCTCAAAGCGCAATACCACGCCTCGCGTGAGCTGATCAACGAACGCATCCAGACCGTGCTCGACCACGGCCAGTACATCATGGGCCCCGAAGTGGGCGAGCTGGAAACCCGGCTGGCCCACTACACCGGCGCGCGCCACTGCATCACGGTCGCCTCCGGCACCGAGGCGCTGGTGATCGCGCTGATGGCGCTGGGCATCGGGCCAGGCGACGAAGTGATCACCACCCCGTTCACCTTCATCGCCACCGCCGAAGCGATCGTGCTGCTGGGCGCGAAGCCGGTATTCGCCGACATCGACGCGGCCACCTGCAACATCGACCCGTCGCTGATCGAAGCGCTGGTCACGCCGCGCACCCGCGCCATCATGCCGGTGTCGCTGTTCGGCCAGCCGGCCGACATGGAGGCCATCAACGCCATCGCCAGCCGCCACGGGCTGGCGGTGGTCGAGGACGCGGCCCAGAGCTTCGGCGCGACCTACCACGGCAAGAAGAGCTGCAACCTGTCCACCATCGGCTGCACCAGCTTTTTCCCCAGCAAGCCGCTCGGCTGCTACGGCGACGGCGGCGCCATCTTCACCAGCGACGACGAACTGGCGCAGGCCATGCGCGAGATCCGCGTGCATGGCCAGTCGCGCCGCTACGTCCACACCCGCATCGGCGTCGGCGGCCGGATGGACACGCTGCAATGCGCCATCGTGCTGGCCAAACTCGAACGCTTCGAATGGGAACTGCACCAGCGCGCGAAGCTGGCCGCGCGCTACGACGCGCTGCTGTCGGGGCGCATCGGCCGGGTCGGCCGCGGCGCCGAGCGCACCAGCGTGTACGCCCAGTACACGGTGGTGGTGGCCGAGCGCGAGCGCCTGCAGGCCCACCTGCACGCGGCCGAGATCCCGACCGCGGTGCACTACCCGGTGCCGGTGCACCGCCAGCCGGCCTACGCCCACCTGTCCGATCCCGACTGCTGCCCGGTCGCCGTGGAGATGTCCGCCAGCGTCATGAGCCTGCCGATGGGCCCCTATCTGTCGGCCGCCAGCGCCGACCGGGTCGCCCTGACCTTGCTGGACGCCGCCGGCGTGCCCCTGCCGGGCAGCGGCGAACTGGCGTATTCGACATGCTGA